Sequence from the Botrytis cinerea B05.10 chromosome 12, complete sequence genome:
GACTAAGGCGGCCAGGCTGTTGTGTTACAGTACATACCATCCGTAGGTATCTGCCATACCTACCTAGCGAGGTAGTATCGCGACAACCATCAATCCCAGAAATTACAACACGGACTCTCAATAGAGCCTCAATAATCAAAATGGATAtcgatgaagacgatgatttTTATGCGCCCGAAGAGAGTGCGCCGCTTTCTTTAAACCAAGTCGCGCCCACAGAAGCTGCGCAGCCTGAAGTCAAAGCCGAACAGCAGGATGAAGGTTTAGAGGAGggcgaggaggaagatgaggacgAGGACAGCGACTCGGTACGAGATGGTTACCCCGAAGCTCTGCATAGCTTTCGCTGATACAGATGTAGGACATAGATATTATcacagaaaagaaagatggtGCTCCGCCATCCACAAAGCCTCAGTATGTCTTGCGCCCAGCTCACAGTGCTCAGTATTAACGTCAAAACAGAGGCGCAAAATACGATAAATTGCCCGGCAGTGATCTTCCAAGCCATACGAAATCTACGACCGAAGCAGACGAGAAAGCTCCCGCCGTGAAAACCGAGAAAGTAAAGAAAGATTCTGAGACACCAGCGATATCCGGTGCAGAATTACCTGGACTAGCGACATCAAAAATTGACGTAAATGCAAAGCCTATGTATGAGCCAGCCGGGAAACCAATCAcacaaatcaatattgatgaaGGTACTTAGCCCTCTTTTACTTTCCCGCAATTTATTCATGTAATTAATCTTAACCCATTCAGATCTCAATGAAAACGACAAACCTTGGAGAAGACCCGGTACCGACATATCTGATTACTTCAATTACGGTTTCGATGAATTTACCTGGGCCCTCTACGCCAACAAACAAGAATCATTGCGCTCCGAATTCGACCCCAATAAAATCGCACAGAACAATAAGAAAATGTTCGAGGATATGAATATGATGATGGCCATGGGTGGAATGCCGGGAATGCAAGCCGCAGGCGGTATGCCTGGCATGGAAGGAATGACGCCAGAAATGATGCAGCAAATGCAACAGATGATGGCAGCGGGTGGAATGGATCCTAGCCAGATGGACCCCTCTATGTTCGGAGGCTCGAATCCAGCGGGGGGTGCGGGGGGTTTTGGAGGAGGTCAatttggaggtggagggTTTGATCAAGGCATGATGG
This genomic interval carries:
- the Bcfip1 gene encoding Bcfip1, translated to MDIDEDDDFYAPEESAPLSLNQVAPTEAAQPEVKAEQQDEGLEEGEEEDEDEDSDSDIDIITEKKDGAPPSTKPQGAKYDKLPGSDLPSHTKSTTEADEKAPAVKTEKVKKDSETPAISGAELPGLATSKIDVNAKPMYEPAGKPITQINIDEDLNENDKPWRRPGTDISDYFNYGFDEFTWALYANKQESLRSEFDPNKIAQNNKKMFEDMNMMMAMGGMPGMQAAGGMPGMEGMTPEMMQQMQQMMAAGGMDPSQMDPSMFGGSNPAGGAGGFGGGQFGGGGFDQGMMGSGGENSNRGGGFGRGRGRRGRGNW